From the Anoplopoma fimbria isolate UVic2021 breed Golden Eagle Sablefish chromosome 14, Afim_UVic_2022, whole genome shotgun sequence genome, one window contains:
- the mpx gene encoding eosinophil peroxidase isoform X2, producing MLLSALLVLGISLIPAHSKPAGEYLGSPLLEQCFKEAKKVVDDAYKYSREESLRRVRREMVRPHDTFRLLKQPRGDSRSAVRSADYMAQTLRLLQERVHHVHKRSLNATDLLSAEDLQRLAEITGCAARVSLPSCRTTPNLNKYRTATSLCNNIVDPRRGASNTPFARWLPAEYEDGISQPKGWNNTRRINNFLLPLVRLVSNNILRTTDAGVVNDTQFTHMVTLFGQWNDHDLTFTPFSPSIRSFSNGINCDESCEKTEPCIPIAIPPGDPRLPTGPDSCIPAFRSAPVCGTGVSAFNFGGEPNKREQINTLTAFLDLGQVYGSDEKLARFLRDLESDDGLLRVNTEFRDNRRELLPFSPLQANMCATRRRVTNDTNAREVPCFIAGDGRVDENIALTSIHTLFMREHNRLARELKRLNRHWDSETLYQEARKIQGAYTQVFVFRDYLPHIVGDDAMRRQLGRYPGYNPNVDPSIANVFATAAYRFAHLAIQPFLGRLDENFRETSRFPSVPLFKAFFTPWRIIFEGGIDPLLRGLTGSPAKLNTQDHMMVDALRERLFQFVMHLALDLGSLNMERGRDHGLPGYNAWRKFCGLSQPQNQAQLAQVLNNSGLARRLLQLYGTADNIDIWMGGVAEPFVRGGRVGPVFACLIASQFKRIRQGDRLWYENPGVFNRAQRAALARASLSGIICANTGITSVPVDPFSIRSNTNRLTRCSSIPRLNLSAWRERPCTGPPGPPGPPGPPGQRGPPGLPGKLALNSNATQLQSAFSVLLGEYNPSSKKIISFRQVIYNKQNLYSNKTGLFTCVIPGVYQFSFLSISFVSVGDVDLKCNTKLVLRGYKVYQGGHYLSSGDTVIQLKAGDKVWLEASEGTTGLSTKSYFSGHLLFAAPPV from the exons ATGCTTCTCTCTGCACTTCTTGTGCTGGGCATCAGCCTGATTCCTGCTCATTCCAAACCTGCAG GAGAATATCTCGGCAGCCCTCTTCTTGAACAGTGTTTTAAGGAGGCAAAGAAAGTTGTTGATGATGCATACAAGTACTCCAGGGAAGA GAGTCTGAGACGAGTCCGCAGGGAGATGGTGCGTCCTCACGATACTTTTCGTCTCCTGAAGCAGCCTCGTGGTGACTCGCGCTCAGCTGTGAGATCCGCTGACTACATGGCACAAACCCTCCGTCTGCTGCAGGAGAGGGTGCATCATGTCCACAAACGCTCACTCAACGCAACAG ATTTGCTCTCCGCAGAGGATCTGCAGAGGCTTGCCGAAATAACTGGATGTGCAGCTCGAGTCAGCCTTCCATCATGCCGCACCACGCCAAACCTCAACAAGTATCGCACAGCCACCAGCCTCTGCAACAACAT AGTTGACCCTCGCCGCGGAGCCTCCAACACCCCCTTCGCCCGCTGGCTACCTGCCGAATATGAAGACGGCATCTCTCAACCAAAAGGCTGGAACAACACCCGAAGAATCAACAACTTCTTGCTCCCACTG GTGCGACTGGTGTCCAACAACATCCTTCGCACAACAGACGCAGGCGTTGTCAACGACACACAGTTCACTCACATGGTGACCTTGTTTGGTCAGTGGAACGACCACGATCTCACCTTCACGCCGTTCTCCCCCAGCATCCGATCCTTCAGCAACGGGATCAACTGTGATGAGAGCTGTGAGAAAACTGAGCCATGCATCCCCATCGCG ATTCCTCCCGGCGACCCCCGCCTGCCCACTGGCCCAGACAGCTGCATCCCTGCATTCAGATCCGCCCCTGTTTGCGGGACGGGAGTTTCTGCCTTCAATTTTGGTGGAGAACCCAACAAGAGAGAGCAGATCAACACCCTGACAGCCTTCCTGGATCTCGGCCAAGTGTACGGCTCTGATGAGAAGCTTGCCCGGTTTCTTCGCGACCTTGAAAGTGATGACGGCCTGCTGCGCGTGAACACAGAGTTCAGAGACAACCGGCGTGAGCTCCTGCCCTTTAGCCCGCTCCAGGCGAACATGTGTGCCACTCGCAGAAGAGTTACCAACGACACGAACGCCAGAGAGGTGCCATGTTTCATCGCAG GCGATGGCCGCGTGGACGAGAACATCGCTCTGACGTCCATTCACACCCTGTTTATGCGCGAGCATAACCGCCTGGCTCGGGAACTGAAGCGTCTCAACCGACATTGGGACAGCGAGACGCTCTACCAAGAGGCCCGCAAGATCCAGGGTGCTTACACACAG gtgtttgttttcaggGACTATCTGCCTCACATTGTGGGTGACGACGCGATGCGTAGACAGCTCGGCCGTTACCCCGGCTACAATCCTAACGTGGACCCCAGCATCGCCAACGTCTTTGCAACAGCAGCTTACCGCTTCGCTCACTTGGCCATCCAGCCATTCTTAGGGCGTCTGGATGAAAATTTCCGTGAGACCAGTCGGTTCCCCAGCGTCCCCTTGTTCAAGGCCTTCTTCACGCCCTGGAGGATCATCTTTGAGG GTGGAATTGACCCTCTGCTCCGTGGCTTGACGGGCAGTCCTGCTAAACTGAACACTCAGGATCACATGATGGTGGACGCTCTGAGGGAGAGGTTGTTCCAGTTTGTGATGCATCTGGCTTTGGACTTGGGCTCTCTGAACATGGAAAGGGGACGTGACCACGGCTTGCCTG GCTACAACGCCTGGCGCAAGTTCTGTGGCCTGTCTCAGCCCCAGAATCAGGCGCAGCTCGCTCAGGTCTTGAACAACAGCGGCCTGGCTCGCAGGCTGCTGCAGCTCTACGGTACGGCCGACAACATCGACATCTGGATGGGAGGCGTGGCGGAGCCGTTCGTCCGTGGTGGCCGTGTGGGGCCTGTGTTCGCCTGCCTCATCGCATCACAGTTCAAGAGGATCCGCCAGGGTGACAG GCTGTGGTACGAGAACCCAGGCGTCTTTAACCGGGCTCAGAGAGCCGCTCTGGCCAGGGCCTCCTTATCCGGAATCATCTGTGCCAACACCGGTATCACGTCTGTCCCTGTTGACCCCTTCAGCATCCGCTCTAACACTAACCGGCTCACCCGCTGCTCCAGCATCCCCCGCCTGAACCTCTCAGCCTGGAGGGAGAGACCATGCACAG GACCACCAGGACCTCCAGGACCTCCAGGCCCTCCTGGACAACGAG GACCCCCAGGCCTCCCTGGAAAGCTTGCACTCAACTCCAATGCTACACAGCTACAATCGGCCTTCTCCGTCCTTCTGGGCGAGTACAACCCATCCTCAAAGAAAATTATTAGTTTCCGTCAAGTCATCTACAACAAACAGAACCTTTACAGCAACAAAACAGGCCTGTTTACGTGCGTCATCCCCGGTGTCTATCAGTTCAGCTTTCTCAGCATATCCTTTGTCAGTGTGGGAGATGTGGACCTGAAGTGCAATACCAAGCTGGTGCTGCGCGGTTACAAGGTGTATCAGGGAGGTCACTACTTGTCATCAGGTGACACGGTGATCCAGCTAAAGGCGGGAGACAAAGTGTGGCTGGAGGCCAGCGAGGGGACCACCGGGCTGAGCACCAAAAGCTACTTCTCTGGACACCTGCTGTTCGCAGCGCCTCCGGTGTGA
- the mpx gene encoding eosinophil peroxidase isoform X1, producing MLLSALLVLGISLIPAHSKPAGEYLGSPLLEQCFKEAKKVVDDAYKYSREESLRRVRREMVRPHDTFRLLKQPRGDSRSAVRSADYMAQTLRLLQERVHHVHKRSLNATDLLSAEDLQRLAEITGCAARVSLPSCRTTPNLNKYRTATSLCNNIVDPRRGASNTPFARWLPAEYEDGISQPKGWNNTRRINNFLLPLVRLVSNNILRTTDAGVVNDTQFTHMVTLFGQWNDHDLTFTPFSPSIRSFSNGINCDESCEKTEPCIPIAIPPGDPRLPTGPDSCIPAFRSAPVCGTGVSAFNFGGEPNKREQINTLTAFLDLGQVYGSDEKLARFLRDLESDDGLLRVNTEFRDNRRELLPFSPLQANMCATRRRVTNDTNAREVPCFIAGDGRVDENIALTSIHTLFMREHNRLARELKRLNRHWDSETLYQEARKIQGAYTQVFVFRDYLPHIVGDDAMRRQLGRYPGYNPNVDPSIANVFATAAYRFAHLAIQPFLGRLDENFRETSRFPSVPLFKAFFTPWRIIFEGGIDPLLRGLTGSPAKLNTQDHMMVDALRERLFQFVMHLALDLGSLNMERGRDHGLPGYNAWRKFCGLSQPQNQAQLAQVLNNSGLARRLLQLYGTADNIDIWMGGVAEPFVRGGRVGPVFACLIASQFKRIRQGDRLWYENPGVFNRAQRAALARASLSGIICANTGITSVPVDPFSIRSNTNRLTRCSSIPRLNLSAWRERPCTGTGDSCNEVNREETVNQMNQMNQQDHQDLQDLQALLDNEVQ from the exons ATGCTTCTCTCTGCACTTCTTGTGCTGGGCATCAGCCTGATTCCTGCTCATTCCAAACCTGCAG GAGAATATCTCGGCAGCCCTCTTCTTGAACAGTGTTTTAAGGAGGCAAAGAAAGTTGTTGATGATGCATACAAGTACTCCAGGGAAGA GAGTCTGAGACGAGTCCGCAGGGAGATGGTGCGTCCTCACGATACTTTTCGTCTCCTGAAGCAGCCTCGTGGTGACTCGCGCTCAGCTGTGAGATCCGCTGACTACATGGCACAAACCCTCCGTCTGCTGCAGGAGAGGGTGCATCATGTCCACAAACGCTCACTCAACGCAACAG ATTTGCTCTCCGCAGAGGATCTGCAGAGGCTTGCCGAAATAACTGGATGTGCAGCTCGAGTCAGCCTTCCATCATGCCGCACCACGCCAAACCTCAACAAGTATCGCACAGCCACCAGCCTCTGCAACAACAT AGTTGACCCTCGCCGCGGAGCCTCCAACACCCCCTTCGCCCGCTGGCTACCTGCCGAATATGAAGACGGCATCTCTCAACCAAAAGGCTGGAACAACACCCGAAGAATCAACAACTTCTTGCTCCCACTG GTGCGACTGGTGTCCAACAACATCCTTCGCACAACAGACGCAGGCGTTGTCAACGACACACAGTTCACTCACATGGTGACCTTGTTTGGTCAGTGGAACGACCACGATCTCACCTTCACGCCGTTCTCCCCCAGCATCCGATCCTTCAGCAACGGGATCAACTGTGATGAGAGCTGTGAGAAAACTGAGCCATGCATCCCCATCGCG ATTCCTCCCGGCGACCCCCGCCTGCCCACTGGCCCAGACAGCTGCATCCCTGCATTCAGATCCGCCCCTGTTTGCGGGACGGGAGTTTCTGCCTTCAATTTTGGTGGAGAACCCAACAAGAGAGAGCAGATCAACACCCTGACAGCCTTCCTGGATCTCGGCCAAGTGTACGGCTCTGATGAGAAGCTTGCCCGGTTTCTTCGCGACCTTGAAAGTGATGACGGCCTGCTGCGCGTGAACACAGAGTTCAGAGACAACCGGCGTGAGCTCCTGCCCTTTAGCCCGCTCCAGGCGAACATGTGTGCCACTCGCAGAAGAGTTACCAACGACACGAACGCCAGAGAGGTGCCATGTTTCATCGCAG GCGATGGCCGCGTGGACGAGAACATCGCTCTGACGTCCATTCACACCCTGTTTATGCGCGAGCATAACCGCCTGGCTCGGGAACTGAAGCGTCTCAACCGACATTGGGACAGCGAGACGCTCTACCAAGAGGCCCGCAAGATCCAGGGTGCTTACACACAG gtgtttgttttcaggGACTATCTGCCTCACATTGTGGGTGACGACGCGATGCGTAGACAGCTCGGCCGTTACCCCGGCTACAATCCTAACGTGGACCCCAGCATCGCCAACGTCTTTGCAACAGCAGCTTACCGCTTCGCTCACTTGGCCATCCAGCCATTCTTAGGGCGTCTGGATGAAAATTTCCGTGAGACCAGTCGGTTCCCCAGCGTCCCCTTGTTCAAGGCCTTCTTCACGCCCTGGAGGATCATCTTTGAGG GTGGAATTGACCCTCTGCTCCGTGGCTTGACGGGCAGTCCTGCTAAACTGAACACTCAGGATCACATGATGGTGGACGCTCTGAGGGAGAGGTTGTTCCAGTTTGTGATGCATCTGGCTTTGGACTTGGGCTCTCTGAACATGGAAAGGGGACGTGACCACGGCTTGCCTG GCTACAACGCCTGGCGCAAGTTCTGTGGCCTGTCTCAGCCCCAGAATCAGGCGCAGCTCGCTCAGGTCTTGAACAACAGCGGCCTGGCTCGCAGGCTGCTGCAGCTCTACGGTACGGCCGACAACATCGACATCTGGATGGGAGGCGTGGCGGAGCCGTTCGTCCGTGGTGGCCGTGTGGGGCCTGTGTTCGCCTGCCTCATCGCATCACAGTTCAAGAGGATCCGCCAGGGTGACAG GCTGTGGTACGAGAACCCAGGCGTCTTTAACCGGGCTCAGAGAGCCGCTCTGGCCAGGGCCTCCTTATCCGGAATCATCTGTGCCAACACCGGTATCACGTCTGTCCCTGTTGACCCCTTCAGCATCCGCTCTAACACTAACCGGCTCACCCGCTGCTCCAGCATCCCCCGCCTGAACCTCTCAGCCTGGAGGGAGAGACCATGCACAG GCACGGGTGATAGCTGTAATGAAGTCAATCGAGAAGAG ACTGTGAACCAGATGAACCAAATGAACCAGCAGGACCACCAGGACCTCCAGGACCTCCAGGCCCTCCTGGACAACGAG GTCCAATAG